A stretch of DNA from Xyrauchen texanus isolate HMW12.3.18 chromosome 36, RBS_HiC_50CHRs, whole genome shotgun sequence:
TGACACCTGGAGAAATGTATGGATGATGTATTCAGTGactatagtgctttttttatatatatatgtcaaacgCTGTGTTCTTTTTGTGCAAGATGTGTGCAAAAGCAATGAATATGCTTAATTTGGGTAATTTCTTACTTGAAGCATTAAATATTTCTTCTAAAgttctttaattaaattatgcACAAGCTAGTTGACATGAGCAAAATAATACCAATTATGGGGCGAGTATGCATGCGCTCCTCCCCCAGCAGAAATAAGAGAGGTAAATGTGTTATCTGGTGTGAACGACAGGAGTGGGTTTGGCAACCAGGCTAAAAATATCATCTGCTGTCTGATGCATATAAGCATGCAAGCCACGCAACCACCACTCCATGCAGAAATATGAGGCAGCGTGCAGACATAGCCACATATTTCGTTACTAAGAGACTGGGGTTTGGTTTAGACACAACATATACTATGTCCCTTGTCTGTGACTGTTGGCATCTGATTCTGGAAACTAGCTTTACTTATTCTTTCCAAAACTAGCTTTTCATAATTCTCAATATCAATGCAAGGAAGAATTTCATATATGCAAAGTATCAAACTCTTAAAAACATATAGTTGGCCAACTTTAGTCAACGTGCTTTAATTCTTCCTTTGGCAGATCATCGGAAAAGTGCAATCATGACTAAGAACTGCAACAACGATTACAAGATGAAGTTCTCTCTGGAGGAGGAGTTCCCTGACCTCTCTCTGCACAACAACCACATGGCCAAGGTGCTGACTAAGGACATTTACAACAAACTTAGGAGCAAATCCACTCCCAGTGGATTCACCCTGGATGACTGCATCCAGACCGGTGTGGACAACCCTGGTAAGGACAAGTGCATACATGAGAAACATTTGGTCTGTGCAAAATACAATAAACGCATTCCATCAATCTTTGTGACAGCTTAGCAGCAACATTCTAATTGTTCTAGATGGAACTTTAAAGATAAATTAAACATCTCTCTTTCATCCTGACATCAGGCCACCCCTTCATCATGACCGTCGGCTGTGTTGCTGGTGATGAGGAGACCTATGAGGTCTTCAAGGATTTGTTCGACCCCATCATATCTGACCGTCATGGTGGCTACAAGCCCACTGACAAGCATTCAACCGATCTTAACTGGGAGAACCTGAAGGTATGCAGAAATCTGGCGATGAacacaaaactgctgaaaaacaaaaaacagcctaaGATATTTTGCTGGTCTGAGCTAGTTTTAGTTGGTCTCCTGGTCTGGTCTTTTGTATGGTTTTAGAGTTTGCCCCCCATCTAAACCTGCCAAGCaccaggctaggagaccagcttgAAGACATTAAAACCAGCAAAATAGTGGTTTAAGCTGTTTGATTTATCAGGGAAGTTCTTTGCTTTAGAAGAAATTCAAACTGCTATACATGTGGGATAATCCATGGTTGACCTTTTCCTTTTCACAGGGTGGTGATGACCTTGACCCCAACTACGTGGAGAGCAGCCGAGTGCGTACTGGCCGCAGCATCAAGGGATTCACTCTGCCCCCCCACAACAGCCGTGGTGAGCGTAGAACTGTGGAGAAGCTGTCCATTGAGGGTGAGTAGTTTCTTGATCTCCATCAACTCCATTGTACTGTTATCTTATGAGCAGGGCCATTGTCTGTGGGTGACCAGGAACATTGTCCTGGGCCCTGAGATGAGGGGGGCCCACTAAGGTCTTCTCTGGCAGTGTTTCCCAGTCCTGTTCAAAGAAGCGGATGTCCAAAACATAGGATAGCTGGTAAAGAGTCATTCTTATTTATGAGTAAAGCACTACCtgatttgttagggttaggtttaggtgtagggttagagCCTCTCTGACCAATCATTTAAAGCATTTCTCTTGAATATTACTGAATtgcgagtggtggtggcgtagtgggctaaagcacataactggtaatcagaaggtcgctggttcgatccccacggccaccaccattgtgtccttgagcaagacacttaactccaggttactccggggggattgtccctgtaataagtgcactgtaagtcgctttggataaaagcgtctgccaaatgcataaatgtaaattaattgtcCATTAACATAAATGACTCTTCCCCTTCCATCCTACATTTCGGAAATTCACTTCCAGGAGCACCCAGAaagtacacattttggatgtttcCCTAAACAAACACACCTGATTTTACACATAAGCTCATTAGTAGAGACCTGAATTAGGTGTGTCAGATAAGGAACACATGTGTACTGTTGACTACatggaaaaacaaatgtatactCCAGGGGCTTTAGGAACAGGGCTAggaaacactcacacaaacctaCTCATTTGGTCATGAGGAGAAGGAACCCACCCCAAAAATGGTGCTGGGCCCCAAAAGCCCCCATTTCCACAAAGCAACGCATGGTCTCACTAAACTTTACATTATTCCTCCATACATTTGTAGCTCTGAACAGCCTGGATGGTGAGTTCAAGGGTAAGTACTACCCTCTGAAGGACATGACTGACAAGGAGCAGGAGCAGCTCATTTCTGACCATTTCCTCTTTGACAAGCCCGTCTCCCCACTGCTCTTGGCTGCTGGTATGGCCCGTGACTGGCCTGACGCAAGAGGCATCTGGCACAACGACAACAAGACCTTCCTCGTCTGGGTGAATGAGGAGGATCACCTTCGTGTCATCTCCATGCAGAAGGGTGGCAACATGAAGGAGGTCTTCAAGAGATTCTGTGTTGGCCTTCAGAAGGTAAAGTAAACCAATATTTTCATTCATACCACACAATCATACCATTAAACTCATCTGATGAGCAACCAAAATCATCCTTGTCCTTGTGTATCGCAGATTGAGGAAGTCTTCAAGAAGAACAAACACGGTTTCATGTGGAATGAGCATCTTGGTTTCATTCTGACCTGCCCCTCCAACTTGGGTACCGGCC
This window harbors:
- the LOC127630166 gene encoding creatine kinase M-type-like — protein: MTKNCNNDYKMKFSLEEEFPDLSLHNNHMAKVLTKDIYNKLRSKSTPSGFTLDDCIQTGVDNPGHPFIMTVGCVAGDEETYEVFKDLFDPIISDRHGGYKPTDKHSTDLNWENLKGGDDLDPNYVESSRVRTGRSIKGFTLPPHNSRGERRTVEKLSIEALNSLDGEFKGKYYPLKDMTDKEQEQLISDHFLFDKPVSPLLLAAGMARDWPDARGIWHNDNKTFLVWVNEEDHLRVISMQKGGNMKEVFKRFCVGLQKIEEVFKKNKHGFMWNEHLGFILTCPSNLGTGLRGGVHVKLPKLSTHAKFDEILTRLRLQKRGTGGVDTASVGGVFDISNADRLGSSEVQQVQLVVDGVKLMIEMEKKLEKGESIDDMIPAQK